In Listeria swaminathanii, a single window of DNA contains:
- a CDS encoding pyridoxal phosphate-dependent aminotransferase — protein sequence MNNSKIAKKHQQMPVNILADIGTLAKTMPDILDLSIGDPDLITDQSIINAAFEDVKAGHTKYTESGGDMELIDAIRGYFSRNYDLSFERNQIRATVGALHGMYLTLQTILDDGDEVIIHEPYFSPYKDQVLNSGGTPIIIPTYEKDDFAINVDILEAAITNKTKALILNSPNNPTGAVFSPETFEKIANLAKKYDFFILSDEVYDGFSFYEDFVPMAKFAPDHTITFGSMSKNFAMTGWRLGYMIAPAYLNEAAKIINEGITYSAPTPSQRAAIYALNHSETLIPLVAETFQKRLEYIAKRVKEIPYLSLHPLKGSIYAFINISKTGMDSVSFTEYVLKETQVLVIPGLAFGESGDNYVRLAATQDISVLEEAFNRLAKLTF from the coding sequence ATGAATAACTCAAAAATCGCAAAAAAACATCAACAAATGCCCGTTAACATTCTTGCTGATATTGGAACACTCGCAAAAACAATGCCTGATATTCTTGATTTATCTATCGGTGATCCCGATTTAATTACAGATCAATCAATTATTAATGCTGCTTTTGAAGATGTGAAAGCTGGCCATACAAAATATACGGAATCTGGTGGAGATATGGAGCTGATTGACGCCATTCGAGGTTATTTCAGCCGCAACTACGACCTTTCCTTTGAGCGCAACCAAATTCGTGCCACAGTTGGCGCACTGCATGGCATGTATTTAACTTTACAGACCATTCTTGATGACGGCGATGAAGTCATTATTCACGAGCCTTACTTCTCCCCTTACAAAGATCAAGTATTAAACTCTGGTGGTACGCCCATTATCATTCCAACTTATGAGAAGGACGACTTTGCGATTAATGTCGATATTTTAGAAGCTGCCATCACTAATAAAACGAAAGCTCTAATTTTAAATTCACCTAACAACCCAACTGGCGCTGTTTTTTCACCAGAAACATTTGAAAAAATCGCTAATTTAGCTAAAAAATACGATTTCTTTATTTTATCTGATGAAGTCTATGATGGTTTTAGTTTTTATGAAGACTTTGTACCAATGGCCAAATTCGCGCCAGACCATACGATTACGTTTGGTAGTATGTCGAAAAATTTCGCGATGACCGGTTGGCGCCTAGGATATATGATTGCTCCTGCCTATCTAAATGAAGCAGCGAAGATTATTAACGAAGGAATTACTTATTCAGCTCCCACACCGTCCCAACGAGCTGCTATATACGCGCTAAATCATTCCGAGACACTCATTCCTTTAGTCGCAGAAACCTTCCAAAAACGCCTAGAATACATCGCAAAACGGGTAAAAGAAATTCCATACCTATCTTTACATCCACTTAAAGGCTCGATTTACGCTTTTATCAATATTTCTAAAACTGGTATGGATTCCGTTTCCTTCACAGAATATGTTTTAAAGGAAACACAAGTCCTTGTTATTCCTGGGCTAGCTTTCGGTGAGTCTGGTGATAATTATGTTCGCCTGGCCGCTACGCAAGACATTAGCGTGCTAGAAGAAGCATTTAACCGCCTAGCCAAATTAACCTTCTAA
- a CDS encoding HAD family hydrolase: protein MKAVVFDFDGTMLDTENLWYTETMKYLKDTYDIDLPDEIYQQIIGTSEEPIITYMMEATNGAFDKEAFLTTVADACHLGQQSLGFRDGFKEFFEQVKANDYKIGLATSSGYAWIKPTLERLGILADFETIQTADHVDEIKPHPALYLQAVAALGVKPEEAIAIEDSKNGALSAMQAGLKVYIVPNEATKNITFPKESMVVSSFAEIKLK from the coding sequence GTGAAGGCGGTTGTTTTTGATTTTGATGGCACCATGCTTGATACGGAGAATTTATGGTATACGGAGACAATGAAATACTTGAAAGACACGTACGATATTGATTTACCAGATGAAATTTATCAGCAAATTATCGGTACAAGTGAAGAACCGATTATTACCTATATGATGGAAGCAACGAACGGGGCTTTTGATAAAGAGGCTTTTTTAACTACCGTGGCGGATGCTTGTCATCTTGGCCAACAATCACTTGGCTTTCGTGATGGTTTCAAAGAATTTTTTGAACAAGTAAAAGCGAATGATTATAAAATTGGCCTTGCTACAAGTTCGGGTTATGCTTGGATTAAGCCTACGCTGGAACGACTTGGGATTTTAGCGGATTTTGAGACGATTCAAACCGCGGATCATGTGGATGAAATCAAGCCACATCCGGCACTTTATTTGCAAGCAGTGGCAGCTCTTGGTGTGAAACCAGAAGAAGCGATTGCGATAGAAGATTCGAAAAATGGTGCGCTGTCTGCGATGCAAGCGGGATTGAAAGTGTACATCGTGCCAAATGAAGCAACAAAAAATATTACTTTTCCAAAAGAATCGATGGTTGTTTCTTCTTTTGCAGAAATCAAATTAAAATAA
- a CDS encoding ABC transporter substrate-binding protein/permease, with protein sequence MQKHLLQKFAAILLVFIFVFSGFTTVFAADTKDETLTKIQEKGVLTVGLSADYPPYEFHQTIDGKDKVVGFDVSIAEKIAKDLDVKLDIKEMNFDSLLGSLKTGKIDMIISGMSPTPERQKEVDFSDPYMFVQQRVVVRKTDKDKFTSVNDFSGVKVGAQKQTTQEELAQNELVGSDVVSLQKVPDLILNLKSNKVDAVVLEGPVAEAYISQDKTLAMADIKFVNGSKETAIAMPKGSTDLQAKVNASIKDIQDTGLLKKYQKEANKLMFQDGSFYEKYGNYFITGTLITIALAAIGVLCGAVLGSLLALMKLAKTRWLRWPAACYIEFVRGTPLLIQIFIVFFGTQIIGMDVSAFVSGCIALSLNSAAYVAEIIRAGISAVNKGQMEAARSLGMTQSASMRYIILPQAVKNILPALGNEFVTVIKESSIVSVIGVTELMFMTGVVQGASFKPFIPLIITSLIYFVLTFSLSRLLGVAERRMRTSD encoded by the coding sequence ATGCAGAAGCATTTATTACAAAAGTTCGCAGCAATTTTACTTGTTTTTATATTTGTATTTTCTGGCTTCACTACTGTGTTCGCCGCTGATACTAAGGATGAAACCTTAACTAAAATTCAAGAAAAAGGTGTATTAACAGTCGGACTTTCCGCTGACTATCCACCGTATGAATTTCATCAAACAATCGACGGTAAGGATAAAGTCGTTGGTTTTGATGTAAGCATTGCCGAAAAAATTGCCAAGGATTTAGATGTTAAATTAGATATTAAAGAAATGAACTTCGATAGCTTGCTCGGCTCACTAAAAACTGGCAAGATTGATATGATTATTTCTGGGATGTCACCAACACCAGAACGCCAAAAAGAAGTAGATTTTTCTGATCCATACATGTTCGTCCAACAACGTGTTGTAGTTAGAAAAACGGACAAAGATAAATTTACAAGCGTGAATGACTTTAGCGGTGTTAAAGTTGGCGCCCAAAAACAAACTACCCAAGAAGAATTAGCACAAAATGAACTTGTTGGTTCAGATGTTGTGTCCCTTCAAAAAGTACCCGACCTCATTCTTAACCTAAAAAGCAACAAAGTCGATGCCGTTGTGCTAGAAGGCCCTGTTGCCGAAGCTTATATTAGCCAAGATAAAACACTAGCAATGGCCGATATTAAATTCGTGAACGGTAGCAAAGAAACCGCCATCGCGATGCCAAAAGGTTCCACTGATTTGCAAGCAAAAGTTAACGCATCAATTAAAGATATACAAGATACAGGCTTACTGAAAAAATATCAAAAAGAAGCCAATAAACTAATGTTCCAAGATGGTAGCTTCTATGAAAAATATGGTAACTACTTTATCACCGGTACATTAATCACGATTGCTCTAGCCGCTATCGGCGTATTATGTGGTGCGGTTCTTGGTTCATTACTAGCCTTAATGAAACTAGCGAAAACAAGATGGTTACGCTGGCCAGCAGCATGTTATATTGAATTTGTCCGTGGCACACCGCTACTTATTCAAATTTTCATCGTCTTTTTCGGAACGCAAATCATCGGAATGGACGTATCCGCCTTCGTTTCCGGCTGTATCGCCCTATCCTTAAACAGCGCCGCTTATGTTGCTGAAATTATCCGTGCAGGTATTTCCGCTGTCAATAAAGGCCAAATGGAAGCAGCTCGTTCTCTTGGTATGACGCAAAGTGCAAGCATGCGTTACATCATTTTACCGCAAGCTGTGAAAAACATTCTTCCCGCACTTGGGAATGAATTCGTTACTGTTATTAAAGAATCTTCCATCGTATCCGTGATCGGTGTAACAGAGCTAATGTTTATGACTGGCGTAGTCCAAGGCGCAAGCTTCAAGCCATTTATCCCGCTAATCATTACATCATTAATTTACTTTGTACTAACATTTAGCCTATCAAGACTACTAGGTGTTGCTGAAAGGAGAATGAGAACAAGTGATTGA
- a CDS encoding amino acid ABC transporter ATP-binding protein, whose amino-acid sequence MIDIKNLHKHFGKLEVLKGIDLEIASGEVVVVIGPSGSGKSTFLRCLNLLEQPTSGTILFENKDLMDKQTNVNELRQKMGMVFQNFNLFPHKNVLENLMLAPMKVKNENSAAAKKHALSLLEKVGLANKATSYPSQLSGGQQQRVAIARALAMNPDVMLFDEPTSALDPEMVGEVLSVMKSLAKEGMTMVVVTHEMGFAREVADRVVFMDEGVIQEQGTPEEVFGNPQNDRTKDFLGKVLA is encoded by the coding sequence GTGATTGATATTAAAAACCTACACAAACATTTCGGTAAATTAGAAGTCTTAAAAGGTATTGACCTTGAAATCGCATCCGGAGAAGTGGTCGTAGTTATCGGCCCTTCCGGAAGCGGAAAAAGTACTTTCTTACGTTGCCTAAACTTATTAGAACAACCAACATCTGGCACGATTCTGTTCGAAAACAAAGATCTGATGGACAAACAAACCAACGTCAATGAACTTCGTCAAAAAATGGGGATGGTTTTCCAAAACTTCAACTTATTCCCACATAAAAACGTGCTCGAAAACCTAATGTTAGCCCCAATGAAAGTAAAAAATGAAAACAGTGCAGCTGCCAAAAAGCATGCCCTATCTTTACTTGAAAAAGTAGGCTTAGCTAATAAAGCAACCAGCTACCCTTCACAACTTTCTGGCGGACAACAACAACGTGTCGCTATCGCTCGGGCGCTCGCAATGAATCCAGACGTGATGCTATTCGATGAACCGACTTCCGCACTCGATCCAGAAATGGTTGGAGAAGTGTTAAGCGTTATGAAGTCACTTGCTAAAGAAGGTATGACCATGGTCGTCGTAACCCACGAAATGGGCTTTGCACGTGAAGTTGCCGACCGCGTTGTCTTCATGGACGAAGGCGTAATTCAAGAACAAGGCACTCCAGAAGAAGTGTTCGGAAACCCACAAAACGATCGTACAAAAGACTTTTTAGGAAAAGTTTTAGCATAA